In Lactuca sativa cultivar Salinas chromosome 5, Lsat_Salinas_v11, whole genome shotgun sequence, the DNA window AGCAAATTTTTCTTTTATGACAGAGTTATTCATTTTCATAACCTCAACGATGGCTATAAGTACGACCACAAACGCATAATCCACATTGGGATAAATGGTCACCATGAATTTGTTCGTTACATCCTCCGATGATTGCATTTTAGACATCTACAAGAATAAATCAATTAATTAGTTTCAGCTCGAGCTTTAAGTTTATGAACTTACTAGAAAACAAACTAAAAGGTATATGAAAATTACTTGGGCTATTGGTGTTGAAGTATCTCCCATATAAATAGTGCAGTTTCTGTTCGTCCAGCTTCCATTGATCTTGAAATCACAAACATTCTTCTTACCAGTTTTTTTTGCCAAGAACACTTGTACATTGGTCTTAAACTGGATCATGTGAGCTGATTGTGTGGTAAATATCATATCCGATTTGCTTTTACTGTTACCCCTGAATACATTCCATCTATCGTGTTCACTCATGATCTGGACAATAAATTAGTGCATACCAATGTTAAAAGTTAGCATCAAATTTTcaacaaaaatatattaaaaaattgaaCTTAAAGTCACCTTTCCGCGCATTAGAACGATGGGTTTGCCATCAGCATCAACTAGCACTCGCTGCTGATGAAAGGATGTGTCGCATGATTTCACTTGTAGCATGATTTTATGGTCAATATCTGTAACCACAAGGTTTCCGGTTGTAATTATATCAACTATAATATCGAATTGATTTGGTGCCATGAACTGAGACCCTATCACAGAAACCGGAGAGGATAAAGGT includes these proteins:
- the LOC111881870 gene encoding protein LURP-one-related 15; this translates as MSFINELRGECRLCQNNAMLISDHLSLKKFLIYSLQKSNPPTGKHLVKSLSLRLSIKKSLSVSCELKMDQPSNAPLSSPVSVIGSQFMAPNQFDIIVDIITTGNLVVTDIDHKIMLQVKSCDTSFHQQRVLVDADGKPIVLMRGKIMSEHDRWNVFRGNSKSKSDMIFTTQSAHMIQFKTNVQVFLAKKTGKKNVCDFKINGSWTNRNCTIYMGDTSTPIAQMSKMQSSEDVTNKFMVTIYPNVDYAFVVVLIAIVEVMKMNNSVIKEKFAREVIGGLSNIIVGALLL